Sequence from the Paenibacillus riograndensis SBR5 genome:
GATTCTACATGACTAAAAGCGCATTTTGAAGAAAGCTTTCTTAAAGTTGGGATAATATGGATAACCCATTTCAATTGTTAAGGTTGAGGATAATATCTATGATCTTATATTGTACCGATACGTGCCCAATATTTAAATGTATGTCTCTCTAATACATGCTTCATTCCAGCTTTATCAACAAATATTTTCACATTGCCAAATTTTTCATGAATTGATTTAAAATTAGGAAGGGAATTCACCACTAGTTGCTTGTCCCGCTTGCTTATGATTCTTAGAATCGCTTAGGGATCCAACAAAATTAATTAAGTACATTGCTTATTTCCTAACGTTCTCATCAAACCACTTCTGTTTCTTGACATAGTTGATTGTATAGATAATAAATTGGATAATTTTGAAGATCATTTTGTTTTTCATTTTCTGATTTTTGGAAATAATATCCTACTTCAATTTTATAATACAGCGCAGATAGAATGTATTTTTATATGAAATGCAAAAAGCACCTGAACCTGTCTTTTAAAGGCAGTATTCAAGTGCTCTAAGGTTGCAAGTAGCCCGCGGCCCTACGCCGAGCCGTCTACTGTGTAGAGATAATGCCATAAAGCTCTACCAACGGTCAAGACTACCATTAAACCCGGCTGCGTATTCGTCCACGCGACTTTCTACGTTCTTTTGGCACTTCATACTTTCAAAAATCCAACATTTCTATACGATATATAGTAAAAAAAGCATCTTCATTAAATGCAAATTTTCTTTCTTTAACCACATAGTCATCTTCAAATAATTCTATAATATCACCCTTGGAGATTGTTGGGATCGGGATTTTGGTCTCTTGTTCAAAGATCAGAATATCACTTTCAAAATCAAAAAATCTTGTCAGAAATACTTCTACAGGTGGAAATTTAGATTCATATTTTGAAATCGGCATGCTTTTATTCTCCTTTTATAAATTCAGAATTTTTAAAACTCGTGCCGTACATTCATGTTTAGGCAAAAGTTCATACGTAACTTAAGAGGGTTAAATTCTTTTGGGCACAGCCGCCCGATTCTTTAGATCTGGGTGGGGACAATTATCAAAAAAACCACATGGAGCTGTTACACTCGCATGTGGCTAATGATACTATTTTTTAAAAGGAAGATGTGGACATTTTGTACAGCACTGATCTGCTTCTTCTTTGTTTATTCCAAGTTCAGGCAGTATGTTGAAATTAGCAATCTTTGTTCTCTCATAATTAATATCCATGCAAAGACCTAGTTGAATAACCTTGTTCAATAAAGGACAATAATAATCCTCTTCCATATTTACTTCACCACCTTCAACAAAGCCTTAATAGCTTTATCAAAATTTTGCTTTCCATAAGTTGTTACAACCTTACCAGCTCCTATTGAGTACTACTACTGCGTCTTTTGAGAGATAAAAGTAAGTATCTGTAACCTCTTGTTCTAGTACCAGTAATGGCTTAGCAACTGTTTGTTCCATTAATTCTTGGTTTACTCCACGTGCTGCTGCCCTTTTTAAAGCGTGGGATGAAATACTTGTAATAGTCTGCCCTGGTGCCTCCACAACCGTACCTAAACCCGATATTTCTGTTCCTATTGTTAACGTAGTTGTAGCCGTCAAAGAATAAATTCCGAATGCTAATACTGGAACTGTTAAAGCTTCTGTAACGAAATCCTCATGAACTCCGCCTTTTCCTGTGGAAATGGATGTACCAGTCGAATAGTCAGTTCTTGCAATAACTTCAGCACCGTTTGCTACTCTTATTGCAATTGCTTTATCGTGTACTGCTTGCATAGCAGCAGTATTACCTGCTGCCTAAGCTTTATTAAATTCAGCCGTATACTTATCTATCAATCAACTTTTGGTCTGCTTTGCTCCAATATTTATCCTCAGCAATACGATGTCCTGATGGATCACTATAAATTCACCTGTCCGGCAAAGCACGAATTACAGTATAAGACGACCAACCGCGAGGGATACCGGCAGTACGCTTCTGATCCACAGCATTGTAAGAACTGCCCGTTATTAAACGAATGCACACGATCTCGCAACCACCGAAAGGTGGTGACCCGTTATGCCTGGGAGAACAGCAAAGAGTGGGTGCGAGGCAACCGGTTGAGTCGATCCGGGAAATATCTCTACCGAAAACGAAAATAAACGATTGAGCGAAGCTTCGCGGATGCCAAATATCTCCATGGGTTTCGCTATTGCCGTTTGCGCGGACTGCAAAACGTCAGGGAACAGGCCCTGTTGAGGGCAGCTGTGCAGAACATGAAGAAGATGACGATCCACCTGGATCGCCTAGGAAAACGGGGGTAATCTCCCCTATTTCCGCTTTGAACCGCCCACTTAGAACATGAGAAACCCCGTACTTTGAAAAAAAAGTACAGGGTTTCTCGACAATCTGAGGACAGCCGATTGGCTGTCCTTTTATTCGTTATCCCCTACTAAATTAACGGTCAATTCCATTATCTAACCAAATTGCACACCCGAAAAGGACCCCGTTATTAATGAAAGGATGGCTTTTATCTGTGCAAGCTTCAGTCTAAGTCAGACCCGTTTGAAGCAATTACCTTCTTGTACCAGGCAAAGCTTTTCTTTTTTATTCTTCTTAGGGTTCCTTCACCCGCATTATTTTTATCGACATAAATGTATCCATAACGTTTTTTCATTTCTCCGGTAGATGCACTGATCAAGTCAATTGGCCCCCAACTGGTGTATCCGATCAGATCTACACCATCCTGAATAGCCTTCGATACCTGCGAGAGATGCTCCCGCAAATAATTGATGCGGTAATCATCATTAATTATGTCGTCTGCTTCCAGAACGTCTGCTGCACCCAGACCATTCTCCACAATAAATAATGGCTTCTGATAACGGTCATATAATAGATTCAGAGCAATTCTCAGACCCAGCGGATCAATCTGCCAGCCCCATTCCGATGAAGGCAAATAAGGATTTTTGACACCGCCGAACAGATTACCAGCCGTAGTCTCTTTCCCTTCCGGATTTGCACTCACGGCACGGCTCATGTAGTAACTGAAGCCAATAAAATCAACAGGATAGCTTTTCAGAATAAGGTCATCTCCGGATTCTTTTTCAAGCACCACATCATTCTCTTTAAAAAATTGTGCTGCATATGAAGGATATCCCCCTATAGCCTGTACATCGCCGAACATCAGGATTTCCCTTTCTCCTTGCAGAGCAGCAAAAACATCCTCCGGTGCACTCGTCAACGGATATGCCGGAATATAAGCCAACATACAGCCGATTTGGGCGTCAGGTATAATTTCATGGCAAGCTTTTACGGCGAGCGCACTTGCTACGAACTGATGGTGTGCAGCCTGATATTGAACCTGCTTCTGATTCTCTCCATTCCGGAGGATGATTCCACCACCTGTGAACGGATAATGGGCCAGAATATTAATTTCATTAAAAGTCATCCAATACTTTACTTTCCCTTTAAATCTCTCAAATAAAACCTTGGCATACCTTTCATAGCATTCAATGACCTTACGGCTTCTCCAGCCCCCATATTTCTTTGCCAATCCCAAAGGCATTTCATAATGGGAGATTGTAATGACAGGTTCTATATTGTATTTGAGAAGCTCATCAATCAACTGTTCATAGAAGCGGATGCCCTCTTCGTTAGGAATCTCTTCATCTCCCTCTGGAAAAATACGTGTCCAGGCAATCGAAGTCCGGAAACAGCGAAAGCCCATTTCTGCGAACATTGCGATGTCTTCTTTATACCGGTGGTAAAAATCGATAGCTTCATGAGAAGGATATTCACCTTCAGGAATCTCCATGATCGGCCCTGTAATGCCACGTGGCAATACATCTGCTGTGGACAAACCTTTTCCATCCTCTAAAAAAGCGCCCTCTACCTGATTGGCCGCTACTGCGCCGCCCCATAAGAAATTTTCCGGAAAACTGTGTGTGTTGGAATGCAAAGTGAGTCTCCTTTCTGGAAAGTTCTGCTTAGACAACAAGAGTCAGCAACTTATCTTGAGCGGTAACCGTTGAGTTTGTTGTTTCAATCACATCCAGATAATCGCCGGTATTCGAGATGATAATTGGAGTGATCGGATTGTATCCAGCTTCCTTGATCTTCTCAAGCTCAAACTCAATCAGTACATCTCCTGTGCGTACATGATCTCCTGCTTTAACCCGAGGGGTGAAATATTGCCCCTTTAATTGAACAGTATTGATCCCAATGTGAATCAGTATTTCCGCACCGCTCTCGGACAGCAGAATGACAGCATGGCCTGACTTGAGGATAGTCCCAACCGTACCGTTCACTGGAGATACGGCTTGGCCAACACTCGGAATAATGGCAATGCCTTTCCCCATAGCCCCTTCTGCAAAAGCAGGATCGGGAACTTGAGTCAAAGATTTCAATTCTCCTGTTAAGGGGCTCAGAAGTACTTCCTTCTTAGAGGTTGATGCTTTATTAGAAGCGGGAGTGCTTCCGCCCGGTTGAACAGCCTTTTTTTCTACAGCAGGAGCGGTATTACTTATTTCTGTTACTGCTTCAGATTTTTTTTTGTCTTGGTATCCTAACAGAACCGTCAGAATCAAACCAATCCCCATAGCGGCAGCAATCCCGATTAAATAGTAACCCACAGGTTCAAACGCACCGATCGAGAAAATATTCTGGAAAACAAATGCTGTAGCATACGTATGGAAACCGCCATTAATCGCCCCACCGACAGCTCCGGCAATAATAACATATGGAATCGTGCGCTTGTGGCGCAGCAATATCCCATAAACGGTCGGTTCAGAGACACCAGCTAACAATAGACTTAACGTAGAAGAACCGGCAATTGATTTCAAAGACTTCTCTTTGGATTTCAGGAAGACAGCCAGTGCCACCCCTGCCATTGCAAAGTTAGAAGCCGCCCACATCGCAAGGATTGGATCGGTTCCATTGGCCAAATTTGCCAGTACGATTGGAATAATACCCCAGTGAAGCCCAAACACCACAAGGAAAAAGATCAGCCCACCAATAACAGCACCTGTTAACAGTCCGCTTACTCCCATAAGATAATTAATCGCGTCTGCAATCGCGTTTCCGATATATACTCCAAATGGGCCGAAGATCATCGCAGTGAGCGGTACAATAATGACTAAGGACAGCAATGGAACCATGAATGTCTGGAGCTCTTTATGAATGATTTTCTTTAAAAATTTCTCTACATAAGAGAAGATCCAAATTGCTACGAATACCGGAAAGACGGTTGATGAATAATCCATTAAGACTACTGGAATGCCAAGAAAAGAAGAAGTATCTCCATTGGCTAATAACCCCGTAAAATTCGGTTCCATTAAAGCTGCACCAATGACCCCACCTACATAGGGATTTGCGCCAAACTTGAACGATGCTGAGACGCCCAGGAATATAGGCAGGAAATAAAAGACGGCATTTGCTGCCGCAGCCAGAATGAGATAAGTTCCGCTTTCTGCAGATATCCAACCGAAAGTTGTAAATAAAGTTAAAAAGGCTTTAAGTATCCCTGCTCCGGCCATTGCAGGCAATAAGGGAGAAAGACTTCCTGAAATCACTGCAAAAATTCTGGACATCATTTTCTCTTTAGGTTGATTTGCATCCTCTGATGCAGAATTTCCTGCCCCTAGTTTGCTGTTTTTCATAATTTCTTGATATACGTGAGCAACGTCATTTCCGACTACCACTTGGAATTGACCGCCACTTTCTACGACACTCAAAACCCCTTCTAAGCTTTTCAGTTTCTCCTTGTCAGGCAGCTGATTGTCTTTGAGATTAAATCTTAACCTTGTTGCACAGTGGACAAGATTGGTAACATTCTCTTCTCCACCGATGTTCTGCACGATATCTTTGGCTAATCTTTCGTACTTCATTTGTGCTCGCTCCTTTAGATCTCATTCTGGTTATATGGTATAAAAAAAGCCTGAATAGGCGATGAAGTACACTGAGTAACAGTACACTTATCACTTATCCAGGCTTTGCCCAATTGATGGTAACAACCCTGATCTTTATTGTAATTGGCTAATCTCTGCTGGTCACACGCCTAATATGGAGCATAAAATAGACCATTTCGCCTTCGGTTGTCTCAACTTGATACTCTTCCCGTAAATAGGCTCTTACCTTCTCACTGCAGGCAAAAGCTTCAGGATACTTGAGAACGACTTGCTTGTAAAGCTCATCATCCTCAGAAGGAATCGATTCATGACGCATAGCACGATAGGAAAAATATTTCAAATGGGTCAAAAAGCGGCTGTAATTCAGTGAATTCTCATCCAGCTCAATCCCATAGTGAAGTGTTACTATATTAAGAATGCCCTGAACCATCTGGGTAACCAGCAAGGTCTGTTCCATTTCCTGACCATCCTGCTGACCATTTACGAAATGCATTGCGATAAAGGCAGCTTCGTCTACAGGCAGTTTAAGACCGGTTTCCTTTTCAATTAAATGTAATGCATGCGTTGCCGTGTGATATTCCTTCGGATAGAACTTCTGTATCTCCCATAGCAGCGCATTTTTAAGATTCAACCCCTGTGTGGAGCGCGTAATTGCGTAGCTGATATGATCTGTCAGAGCCAGGTAGATATTATTACTAAAGGATGTGCCTAGATCTTTTGCTGCATAACGGATAATTTGATCTGTTAATTCTAAATGCTTTGGAGGAATCTCACTCAGTAATGTAGATAGCCGCTCAGATAATTCCTTAGTCTCCATCACGAAGGTCTTCTCAATTCTTGATGGATCTATATCTTCACCTGGATTTTTCTGATAGGCTAGTCCCTTTCCAATAACAATGATCTCAGATCGATTATGACCTTCAACCAGTGCAACATTATTGTTAAAAACTTTTTTTATCCTCATGAGTTCGCCCACTTTTTATTTTTTACTAACAAAATAAGCCTAAACTAATCCAAAACTAAATATAATTTAGCGCGGATTTGTTTAGGCTTTGCCTGCAATGCAGTAACAACCCTAATATTGATTGTAAATTCATTATATAAGATGGAGATAACGTTTTCAACAAAAAAATAATGCTAAAATATGTATATATATTCAAGCAAAAAAATATTGACTTTTACAATTTTCGTATTTATGATTTCTCATGTAGATACGATGTGGATTGTAACCGTTTAACCGGGCAAAACCTAAATCGAATCAGACATTGGATTTCCCATGTCGGTTCGAGTTAGGTTTTTTTTTAAGCGGCTTAATCCGACTCGCTATGTAAAACATAACAAAATTTATAACTGGAGGTACGTAGGATGAAATTGAAAAAGGGTACAGGTCTGATGCTAACGTTAGTATTATCGATCGGCACCATACTGACCGGTGGGCTGCCTGCGAAAGCCGAAGCGGCTTCACCTGCGCAAATTACGGCAAACACGTATATCGGCGATACGGGAAGGATGGTTGAATCGTTTGATCTAAAAGTAAGCAACGCGAGTGAATATGCCGATTTGAAAGCAACCGATTTTGAGATTACCGGCAACTACGACGGATATCCGGTGAACGAGAAAAACGAAACAGTGCAAGAGGATTATACGGATGACGGGGTTGAATTGAGCTGGCATGAAAACGTTTTATCACTTAAAGTAAAGGCGTTTAAATATCCAGGGGGACCGAAGTCCGAGTTTGCCGTGACGAACGGACGTTACCCGGAGCTGTCGTTTAATCAGGCAGCCGTAACGGCGTTGAAAACGCGTACGGTCGACGATTTTGTCGCAGGGAAATATACGGGCACTAACGGGGAAAAGTTGAACTATCGGTTAAAATTGACCGATTCTGCGGCCCCGCAACCTCTGATTGTATGGCTGCACGGCGGCGGGGAGGTCGGTACGGACAATCTGAAACAGCTTACCGAGAACAAAGGCGCGGTTGCCTGGATAGACTCGGGTTACGATACTTCCGTACTGGCCGTACAGTTTCCCAAAAACTACGGCTGGAAAATCTATAACAATCCCGAAGAACTTTCGCTGATGCGGGATTATTTCGAGGTGCAAGCGGAGCTAATCGGGGAGCTTGTCGATTCCGGCAAGGTGGACCCGAACCGGATTTATGTCGTAGGCGTGTCCAGCGGGGGAGGCGGCGCGCTTCGATTCCTGATGCAGTATCCCGGGCTGTTCGCCGGCTCCATTGTCATTTCGGC
This genomic interval carries:
- the ascB gene encoding 6-phospho-beta-glucosidase, encoding MHSNTHSFPENFLWGGAVAANQVEGAFLEDGKGLSTADVLPRGITGPIMEIPEGEYPSHEAIDFYHRYKEDIAMFAEMGFRCFRTSIAWTRIFPEGDEEIPNEEGIRFYEQLIDELLKYNIEPVITISHYEMPLGLAKKYGGWRSRKVIECYERYAKVLFERFKGKVKYWMTFNEINILAHYPFTGGGIILRNGENQKQVQYQAAHHQFVASALAVKACHEIIPDAQIGCMLAYIPAYPLTSAPEDVFAALQGEREILMFGDVQAIGGYPSYAAQFFKENDVVLEKESGDDLILKSYPVDFIGFSYYMSRAVSANPEGKETTAGNLFGGVKNPYLPSSEWGWQIDPLGLRIALNLLYDRYQKPLFIVENGLGAADVLEADDIINDDYRINYLREHLSQVSKAIQDGVDLIGYTSWGPIDLISASTGEMKKRYGYIYVDKNNAGEGTLRRIKKKSFAWYKKVIASNGSDLD
- a CDS encoding beta-glucoside-specific PTS transporter subunit IIABC, with translation MKYERLAKDIVQNIGGEENVTNLVHCATRLRFNLKDNQLPDKEKLKSLEGVLSVVESGGQFQVVVGNDVAHVYQEIMKNSKLGAGNSASEDANQPKEKMMSRIFAVISGSLSPLLPAMAGAGILKAFLTLFTTFGWISAESGTYLILAAAANAVFYFLPIFLGVSASFKFGANPYVGGVIGAALMEPNFTGLLANGDTSSFLGIPVVLMDYSSTVFPVFVAIWIFSYVEKFLKKIIHKELQTFMVPLLSLVIIVPLTAMIFGPFGVYIGNAIADAINYLMGVSGLLTGAVIGGLIFFLVVFGLHWGIIPIVLANLANGTDPILAMWAASNFAMAGVALAVFLKSKEKSLKSIAGSSTLSLLLAGVSEPTVYGILLRHKRTIPYVIIAGAVGGAINGGFHTYATAFVFQNIFSIGAFEPVGYYLIGIAAAMGIGLILTVLLGYQDKKKSEAVTEISNTAPAVEKKAVQPGGSTPASNKASTSKKEVLLSPLTGELKSLTQVPDPAFAEGAMGKGIAIIPSVGQAVSPVNGTVGTILKSGHAVILLSESGAEILIHIGINTVQLKGQYFTPRVKAGDHVRTGDVLIEFELEKIKEAGYNPITPIIISNTGDYLDVIETTNSTVTAQDKLLTLVV
- the licT gene encoding BglG family transcription antiterminator LicT; this translates as MRIKKVFNNNVALVEGHNRSEIIVIGKGLAYQKNPGEDIDPSRIEKTFVMETKELSERLSTLLSEIPPKHLELTDQIIRYAAKDLGTSFSNNIYLALTDHISYAITRSTQGLNLKNALLWEIQKFYPKEYHTATHALHLIEKETGLKLPVDEAAFIAMHFVNGQQDGQEMEQTLLVTQMVQGILNIVTLHYGIELDENSLNYSRFLTHLKYFSYRAMRHESIPSEDDELYKQVVLKYPEAFACSEKVRAYLREEYQVETTEGEMVYFMLHIRRVTSRD
- a CDS encoding S-layer homology domain-containing protein → MKLKKGTGLMLTLVLSIGTILTGGLPAKAEAASPAQITANTYIGDTGRMVESFDLKVSNASEYADLKATDFEITGNYDGYPVNEKNETVQEDYTDDGVELSWHENVLSLKVKAFKYPGGPKSEFAVTNGRYPELSFNQAAVTALKTRTVDDFVAGKYTGTNGEKLNYRLKLTDSAAPQPLIVWLHGGGEVGTDNLKQLTENKGAVAWIDSGYDTSVLAVQFPKNYGWKIYNNPEELSLMRDYFEVQAELIGELVDSGKVDPNRIYVVGVSSGGGGALRFLMQYPGLFAGSIVISAKDAVADYTGSVDTFKRELKDLTDVPVWLVHAQNDPITDSRTSTLAYEALTGLGNKQAKLSIYDDAFMASQQLYGDFRHCSWVTVFNDKNMLAWLFEQKKTADTPVSLQQDAQVTRAELAALLADRLNLAEVIGTDIYTDTDNSPQDLAIRQNTTAGIMKGIGGSRFAPKLAVTRAQLAAIADNIVRNAGLEHASSSASAAKFSDVPIGHWASEAIARSVAAGILKGDSATRFAPNRFVTGAEATKFAEMLATMR